A window of the Lactuca sativa cultivar Salinas chromosome 5, Lsat_Salinas_v11, whole genome shotgun sequence genome harbors these coding sequences:
- the LOC128134092 gene encoding flocculation protein FLO11-like gives MADSLLSSIATFHTTKIIVTDPTKYSFTGSVPETMIACVSAASNILQQYRKIPSSGPRKLTPTMRKSDKAAPSQSQSKKQKKPARKLILQSSRDLDSEYVPPKHKSAPPSESESESSDDEASGRGDTPPRSPSPEIPVRSQPPYPPLVTIPVSIPPIFPIPTTQPSTTILIPTPIFTNTTTNTTTTGAHSTAPTPPVTTEPPTTTKPLSPTPSTETTPVLGGEDLEFDSTYFSPYRVQSDEDDDEPVAKHHLKAVNDKLDQLLSSSSFGAYSEAALKALFSSAVQEHSASLSAAVKAIEASTSQCQQASLAVEASTKECKEATAKVDKLVSEAHLFLDSLQAAAKKNAQTVNASVDNLQRSLQSERSNLEAAR, from the exons atggcggattctcttctctcctccatcGCCACTTTTCACACAACCAAGATAATCGTCACAGATCCCACCAAGTACTCCTTCACTGGATCCGTTCCTGAAACAATGATCGCTTGTGTCTCTGCAGCGAGTAACATTCTGCAACAGTATAGAAAGATTCCATCTTCGGGTCCAAGGAAGCTTACGCCAAccatg cgaAAGTCTGACAAGGCTGCTCCATCCCAATCTCAATCgaagaagcagaagaagcctgCAAGGAAGCTTATACTCCAATCGTCTAGGGATTTAGACTCAGAGTATGTTCCTCCCAAACATAAGTCTGCTCCTCCTTCTGAATCCGAGAGTGAAAGCTCTGATGATGAGGCTTCGGGCCGAGGTGATACTCCGCCTCGCTCCCCTAGCCCAGAAATTCCCGTTcgctcccagcctccttatcctCCACTTGTTACCATCCCAGTATCCATCCCTCCAATATTTCCTATCCCAACCACTCAACCATCCACCACTATTCTCATCCCTACTCCTATATTCACAAACACTACAACCAACACTACTACCACGGGGGCTCATTCTACAGCGCCCACTCCACCCgttacaaccgaacctccaaccACTACCAAACCCTTATCTCCTACTCCATCTACAGAAACCACCCCAGTTCTAGGCGGTGAGGACTTAGAATTTGATTCGACTTATTTTAGTCCTTACCGTGTAcagagtgatgaagatgatgatgagcctGTTGCCAAGCATCATCTTAAAGCAGTAAACGACAAACTCGATCAACTGCTCTCCTCCTCTTCCTTTGGGGCTTACTCTGAAGCTGCTTTAAAGGCTTTGTTCTCATCTGCCGTTCAAGAACATAGTGCCTCACTATCTGCTGCAGTTAAGGCTATTGAAGCCTCCACTTCTCAATGTCAGCAAGCCTCCCTCGCTGTTGAGGCTTCCACCAAGGAGTGTAAGGAAGCGactgcaaaagtcgataaactagtttctgaGGCTCACTTATTTCTAGATTCTTTGCAGGCGGCTGCCAAGAAGAATGCTCAAACTGTCAATGCTTCGGTGGATAACCTTCAACGTTCTCTTCAATCTGAAAGGTCCAACCTTGAAGCTGCACGCTAA